From the genome of Streptomyces sp. V2I9:
GTGGTAGTGAGAACGAGCCACAGGTCGGGTACACCCCGGGCAGCGAGGAACATCACCGGAACGGTGGTGATGAGCAACAGCTCGATGATCCGTGGCTTGGTCAGCGCCACGAATGCCTTGACGCGGGCCCCGAACGGGCGATGGCCCCCTGGGCTGGGAGTCAAGGCGACCCCTGCGGGTCGGGACTCGACGGCCGTCACGCACACCCCTGACAGAGAAATCCCAGCAAGCTCCGGCCGACGAGGCCCGGTGAAGACTTGCGCGAACTCGACCACTCTAGACGTTGGGGGTACACCGTCCTTCGCGGGGGTGGGGTCGTGTTGGGGGTGACTGTTCACCGGATGCTCGTTCCGCCGGGAGGCGAACTCCACGGGTCGCCCACACCCTGGAAAGTGCACGGAAAACGTGCCTGTCAACGGAGGTAGGCTCGACAGCGCCCGGTGCGGCAACCGTCACCGGTTTACGACAGTGGAGAGGAGCCCTGACTCAGGGTGAGCATCAAGCCGACCACCACAGACCTCCAGTGGACCGATGTGGACCAGCGGGCCGTGGACACCGCCCGTGTCCTCGCCGCGGACGCCGTACAGAAAGTCGGAAACGGCCACCCGGGCACGGCGATGAGCCTCGCGCCTGCCGCCTACACCCTCTTCCAGAAGGTGATGCGGCACGACCCCGCGGACGCCGAGTGGACCGGCCGCGACCGGTTCGTCCTCTCCGCCGGTCACTCCAGCCTGACCCTCTACATCCAGCTCTACCTGGCCGGCTACGGCCTGGAGCTGGACGACCTGAAGGCCTTCCGCACCTGGGGTTCCAAGACGCCGGGCCACCCGGAGTACGGCCACACCACCGGCGTCGAGACCACGACCGGCCCCCTCGGCCAGGGCGTCGCCAACGCGGTGGGCATGGCGATGGCCGCCCGCTACGAGCGCGGTCTCTTCGACCCCGACGCGGCCCCCGGCACCTCCCCCTTCGACCACATGGTGTGGGTCGTCGCGGGTGACGGCTGCCTCCAGGAGGGCATCTCCGCCGAGGCGTCCTCGCTGGCCGGCCACCAGAAGCTGGGCAACCTGGTCCTGCTCTGGGACGACAACCACATCTCCATCGAGGGCGACACGGAGACCGCGGTCTCCGAGGACACGCTCAAGCGGTACGAGGCGTACGGCTGGCACGTCCAGCGCGTCGACCAGCTGCCCAACGGCGACCTGGACCCGGCGGGTCTGTACGCGGCGCTGCAGGCGGCCAAGGCCGAGACCGGCCGTCCCTCGTTCATCGCGGCCCGCTCGATCATCGCCTGGCCCGCCCCGAACGCCCAGAACACCGAGGCCGCGCACGGCTCGGCGCTCGGCGACGACGAGATCGCCGCGACCAAGCGGGTCCTCGGCTTCGACCCGGAGCAGACCTTCGAGGTCTCCGACGAGGTCATCGGCCACACCCGCCAGGCCCTGGACCGCGGCCGTGAGGCCCGTGCCGAGTGGGACAAGGCGTTCGCCGCCTGGCGCACCGCCAACCCGGAGCGCGCCGCCTCCTTCGACCGGATCGCCGCGGGCGAACTGCCCGAGGGCTGGGAGGAGAAGCTCCCCGTCTTCGAGCCCGGCAAGTCCCTGGCCACCCGTGCCGCCTCCGGCAAGGTGCTCCAGGCGCTCGGCGAGACCGTGCCCGAGCTGTGGGGCGGCTCCGCCGACCTCGCCGGCTCGAACAACACGACGATCGACAAGACGTCGTCGTTCCTCCCGGCGGGCAACCCGCTGCCGGAGGCCGACCCGTACGGCCGGACGATCCACTTCGGCATCCGCGAGCACGCCATGGCCGCCGCCATGAACGGCATCGCGCTGCACGGCAACACCCGCATCTACGGCGGCACCTTCCTGGTGTTCTCCGACTACATGCGCAACGCGGTGCGGCTCTCCGCCCTCATGCACCTGCCGGTGACCTACGTGTGGACGCACGACTCCATCGGCCTGGGCGAGGACGGCCCGACCCACCAGCCGGTCGAGCACCTGGCCTCGCTGCGCGCCATTCCGGGCCTGAACATCGTGCGCCCGGCCGACGCCAACGAGACCGCCATCGCCTGGCGCGAGATCCTGCGCCGCTACACCAAGGTGTTCGGCAAGGGCGCCCCGCACGGCCTGGCGCTGACCCGCCAGGGCGTGCCGACGTACGAGGCGAACGAGGACGCGGCCAGGGGCGGGTACGTCCTGTTCGAGGCCGAGGGGCCCGACGGGCAGAACGCGGAGCCGCAGGTGCTGCTCATCGCGACCGGCTCCGAGGTGCACGTCGCCGTCGAGGCGCGCGAGCAGCTCCAGGCGGCCGGCGTGCCGACCCGCGTCGTCTCGATGCCGTCCGTGGAGTGGTTCGAGGAGCAGGATCAGGGTTACCGGGACAGCGTCCTGCCGCCCTCGGTGAAGGCGCGGGTCGCCGTCGAGGCCGGCATCGGCCTCACCTGGTACCGGTACGTGGGCGACGCGGGCCGGATCGTCTCGCTGGAGCACTTCGGTGCCTCGGCGGACGCCAAGGTGCTGTTCCGCGAGTTCGGCTTCACCCCCGAGCACGTGGCCGCCGCCGCGCGGGAATCCCTCGAAGCCGCCGCGCGCTGACGCAGGTGGACACCACTAGTAGGAGATGCAACTCATGACAGACGCACTCAAGCGCCTCTCCGACGAGGGCGTGGCGATCTGGCTCGACGACCTGTCGCGCAAGCGGATCACATCCGGCAACCTGGCCGAGCTGATCGACCAGAGCCACGTCGTCGGCGTCACCACCAACCCGTCGATCTTCCAGAAGGCGATCTCCTCGGGCGACGGTTACGAGCAGCAGCTCATCGACCTCGCCGCCCGCAAGGTCACCGTCGAGGAAGCCCTGCGCATGATCACGACGGCGGACGTCCGCGATGCCGCCGACATCCTGCGCCCGGTCTTCGACGCCACCGACGGCCAGGACGGCCGGGTCTCCATCGAGGTGGACCCGCGCCTGGCCCACGACACCACGGCCACCGTCGCCGAGGCCAAGCAGCTGGCCTGGCTGGTCGACCGGCCGAACACGCTGATCAAGATCCCGGCGACCGAGGCGGGTCTCCCGGCGATCACCGAGACGATCGGGCGGGGCATCAGTGTCAACGTGACGCTGATCTTCTCGCTGGAGCGCTACCGCGCGGTCATGGACGCCTACCTGGCGGGCCTGGAGAAGGCGAAGGCCGCGGGCCTGGACCTGTCCGAGATCCACTCGGTGGCCTCGTTCTTCGTGTCCCGTGTGGACACCGAGATCGACAAGCGTCTCGACGCGATCGGCTCCGACGAGGCGAAGGCCGCCAAGGGCAAGTCCGCCCTGGCCAACGCGCGCCTGGCCTACGAGGCGTACGAGGAGGTCTTCTCCTCCGACCGCTGGGCGGCCCTGGACAAGGCGCGGGCCAACAAGCAGCGTCCGCTGTGGGCCTCGACCGGCGTCAAGGACCCGTCGCTGAAGGACACCCTGTACGTCGACGAGCTGGTGGCGCCGAACACGGTCAACACCATGCCGGAGGCGACGCTGGAAGCGGTGGCCGACCACGGAGAGATCACCGGCAACACCGTCGCCGGCGGCTACGACCGGGCACGCGCCGACCTCGACGCGATCAAGAAGCTCGGCATCTCCTACGACGACGTCGTGCGGCTGCTGGAGGACGAGGGCGTCGAGAAGTTCGAGGCGTCCTGGAACGACCTGCTCAAGTCGACCGAGGCGGAGCTTTCGCGCCTCGCCCCCTCGGAGGGCTGACCACTTTGTCTGCTGTTCCCGGAGCCAACCCGCTCCGTGACGCACAGGACCGACGGCTCCCGCGCATCGCGGGGCCGTCGGGCCTGGTCATCTTTGGCGTCACGGGCGATTTGTCCCGTAAAAAGCTGATGCCTGCCGTCTACGACCTGGCCAATCGCGGCCTGTTGCCGCCGGGCTTCTCGCTCATCGGCTTCGCACGCCGCGACTGGGAGGACGAGGACTTCGCCCAGGTCGTCCACGACGCCGTCAAGGAGCACGCCCGTACGCCGTTCCGCGAGGAGGTCTGGCAGCAGCTCATCCAGGGGATGCGCTTCGTCCAGGGCAACTTCGACGACGACGAGGCGTTCGAGACGCTCAAGGACACCATCCAGGAGCTGGACCAGGCGCAGGGCACCGGAGGCAACTACGCCTTCTACCTGTCCGTGCCGCCGAAGTTCTTCCCCAAGGTCGTCCAGCAGCTCAAGAAGCACGGCCTGGCGGACCAGAAGGAGGGGTCCTGGCGGCGTGCCGTCATCGAGAAGCCCTTCGGCCACGACCTGGCCAGCGCGCAGGAGCTCAACCAGCTCGTGCACGACGTCTTCCCGCCCAACGAGGTCTTCCGGATCGACCACTACCTGGGCAAGGAGACGGTCCAGAACATCCTGGCGCTGCGGTTCGCCAACACGATGTTCGAGCCGATCTGGAACCGGTCGTACGTCGACCACGTACAGATCACGATGGCCGAGGACATCGGCATCGGCGGCCGGGCCGGCTACTACGACGGCATCGGCGCCGCCCGTGACGTCATCCAGAACCACCTGCTCCAGCTGCTGGCGCTGACCGCGATGGAGGAGCCCGGCTCCTTCCACCCGAAGGCCCTGGTCGCCGAGAAGCTCAAGGTGCTCACCGCCGTCGAGCTGCCCGAGGACCTGGGGCTGCACACCGTGCGCGCCCAGTACGAGCACGCCTGGCAGGGCGGCCAGGAGGTTCTCGGCTACTGCGAGGAGGACGGCATCGACCCCAAGTCGACGACCGACACCTACGCGGCGATCAAGCTGACGATCAACAACCGCCGCTGGGCGGGCGTGCCCTTCTACCTGCGTACCGGCAAGCGGCTCGGCCGCCGGGTCACGGAGATCGCGGTCGTCTTCAAGCGCGCGCCCTACCTGCCCTTCGAGTCGGGCGCGACCGAGGAGCTGGGCGGCAACGCCCTGGTCATCAGGGTCCAGCCCGACGAGGGCGTCACCGTGCGCTTCGGCTCCAAGGTGCCGGGCACCTCGATGGAGGTCCGGGACGTCACGATGGACTTCGCCTACGGCGAGTCGTTCACGGAGTCCAGCCCGGAGGCGTACGAGCGGCTCCTGCTGGACGTCCTGCTCGGGGACGCCAACCTCTTCCCGCGCCACCAGGAGGTCGAACTCTCCTGGACCATCCTCGACCCGATCGAGGAGTACTGGGCCAAGCACGGCAAGCCGGCGAAGTACCCGGCCGGCACCTGGGGTCCGGCCGAGGCCGACGAGATGCTCGCACGTGACGGACGGAGCTGGAGGCGGCCATGAAGATCGATCTCACGGAAACCACGTCCAGCAAGATCAACCAGGCGCTGGTCTCGGCCCGCCGGGCGATCGGCACCCCTGCCATCGGCATGGTGCTCACGCTCGTCGTCGTCACCGACGAGGAGAACGCGTACGACGCGCTCAAGTCGGCCGGGGACGCCTCCCGCGAGCACCCGTCGCGGATCATCGCGGTCATCAAGCGGGTCAGCCGCTCGCCGCGGGCCCGCCGGGACGCCCGGCTCGACGCCGAGGTCCGGGTCGGTTCCGACGCGGGCACCGGCGAGACCGTGGTGCTGCGGCTCCACGGCGAGCTGGCCAACCACGCCCAGTCGGTGGTCCTGCCGCTGCTGCTGCCGGACGCCCCGGTCGTGGTGTGGTGGCCCGAGGGCGCCCCCGCCGACCCGGCGAAGGACCCGCTCGGGGCGCTGGCCCAGCGGCGGATCACCGACACCTACTCGGCCGAGCGTCCGCTCGACGAGCTGGCGGTGCGGGCCGCGACGTACAGCCCCGGCGACACGGATCTTGCCTGGACCCGGATCACCCCGTGGCGCTCGATGCTGGCCGCCGCGCTGGACCAGCAGCCGGCCGAGGTCATCGGCGCGACCGTCGAGGGCGAGAGCGACAACCCGAGCTGCGAGCTGCTCGCGATGTGGCTCGCCGACCGGCTCGACGTACCGGTGGAACGCACGCTCTCCGAGGGCCCCGGTCTCACGGCGGTCCGGATGGAGACGAAGAACGGCGTCATCGTCCTGGACCGGGCCGACGGCTCGCTGGCCACGCTCTCCATGCAGAACCAGCCGGACCGGGCCGTGGCGCTCAAGCGCCGTGACACCGCCGAACTGCTGGCGGAGGAGCTGCGCCGGCTCGACCCGGACAACACCTACGCCTCGGCGGTGAAGTTCGGCGTGGACCGGCTGCACGCGGGCGGCGAGGTCACGGCCGCGCCGATCGAGGACCGGGTGGAGCAGGCGGAGAAGGCCGCCGAGGCCAAGGCCCCGGCCGCGAAGAAGACCCCGGCCAAGAAGGCGGCGTCGAAGTGACCCCTCCCCAACTGGTCGTCCACCGCGACAAGGAGCTGATGGCGCAGGCCGCGGCGGCCCGGCTGATCACGAAGATCGTGGACGCCCAGACCTCCCGCGGCCACGCCTCGGTGGTGCTGACCGGCGGACGCAACGGCAACGGGCTGCTGGCCGCGCTCGCCGCCGCGCCCGCGCGGGACGCGATCGACTGGTCGCGCCTGGACCTGTGGTGGGGCGACGAGCGGTTCCTGCCCGAGGGCGACCCGGAGCGCAATGTCACCCAGGCTCGCGAGGCGCTGCTCGACGCGGTGCCGCTGGACCCGGCGCGGGTGCACGCGATGCCCGCGTCCGACGGCCCGTACGGCGACGACGTGGACGCGGCGGCGGCCGGTTACGCCGACGAACTGGCCGCCGCGGCGGCTCCCGAGGACCACGGGCCGGTGCCCGTGTTCGACGTGCTGATGCTGGGCGTCGGCCCGGACACGCATGTGGCCTCGCTCTTCCCGGAGCTCCCCGCGGTACGGGAGACCGAGCGCACCGTCGTCGGTGTGCACGGCGCCCCCAAGCCGCCGCCGGTGCGCGTCTCGCTCACCCTGCCCGCGATCCGCGCGGCGCGTGAGGTGTGGCTGCTGGCGGCGGGTGAGGACAAGGCGGAAGCGGCGGCGATCGCCCTGTCCGGGGCCGGGGAGGTCCAGGCCCCGGCGGCGGGCGCGTACGGCCGCAGCCGCACGCTGTGGCTGCTGGACGCGGCGGCGGCCTCGCGGCTGCCGCGCGCGCTCTACCCTCCGGCCTCCGCCTGAGCGCTGACATCCCTGAGGCCCGGCCCGCTTTCCGAGCGGTCCGGGCCTCACGGCGTGTCCTGGCGTGAAAGGCTCGTCCCATGGTGCATATCGGAACCGTGGTGATGGGCGCGGCCGACGTGGCGCGGGCCGCCGATTTCTGGAAGGCGGCGCTCGCGTACACCGAGCGCGAGCCGGGGACGGACGACTGGGTGGTGCTGGTCCCGGTCGAAGGGTCCGGCGTCGGCGTGGCGCTGGGACGCTCCGCCTCTCCCGTGCAGGAGGTCCCCCGCGTCCACCTCGACCTCTATTCCGACACCCCGGAGGCCGAGGTCGAGCGGCTGATCGGACTCGGGGCCGAGCGGGTCGCATGGGACCTGTACCCGCCGGACCCGGACTTCGTGGTGCTCGCCGACCCCGAGGGCAACCGCTTCTGCGTCATCGACACGACGCACGGCGGCTGAGGCGTACGACGGCGACCGTCAGGGCCTCGCGCCCAGCCGTCGCGCGAGTGCCTCCAGGCGTTCGAGCTCCCGCCGCGCCGCCGTCGCGTGGGCCAGGTCCAGGGCCATCCCGGCGCGGGCGCAGATGTAGGCGATGTCGTGGCGGGTGGCGGCGTCGAGATCGGGAAGGGCCCTGAAGCTCCGCCTCGTGACGCTCAGGCAGATCCCGATGGTGTCGAGCTCCTCGCGCCGGTGCACCGTGAACACGTTCCGCAGCTCGTCCTTGACGTAGTCACGGGCCTCGCGGTCCGCCTCCTCGGGCGTGGGCCGCGCGGGCGCCCAGCGGAGGCCGGCCTCGTACGCCTCGTCGTACATCTCCGCCACCAGGGCACGCGCGTGGGCGAGTTCGCCGTCGGCGGCCGCCGCACGGGCCGACTCCAGGGTGTCGCGCAGCCGTGCGCGCGCCCCGGAGTCCTCACCGGTCCGGCTGTTCAGATAGCCCGACCACACGTCGAACGCCTTGCTCAACTCGGCGTCCATCATGAGCTGGTACACGTCCGGCACCCGGCCGCCTCTCCCTCGGTCCGTCCCCGTGCGGACGGCGGCGGTCAGGATAGGCCGGGCCCGGGACGCGGCGCGCGCGAGTTTTCCGGCCCTACCGTGGGCCGGTGCGCTCCAGGAACGGTTCCAGCAGGCCCGGTACGGCCTCGGCGGCGAAGTCGAGGCCCTCGGCCGCGTCGGCGTCGTACACCGTGTACGCGCCCCCTCCGGCGGCCGTGGTGGCCGTGACGCTCAGCAGCCCGGCCCGGCGCTGGAACACCGACTGGCTGACCGTCCAGCCGATCACCCCCGTCCGTTCCAGCGCGGCCGTCGAGCGACGGACCGTGCCGGAGCGGGTGACCAGGTAGCGGCCGGCGAGCGCGTGCCCGAGCCCCCGGTACGCGTCCAGGGCGAGCGCCACCGCCGCCGGGAGGGCCACCGCCGCGCAGCCGAGCGCGATCCACAGCAGCACGGGGGTGAGCAGCGCCCCGAGGAGCGCCAGGACCAGGACCGGGCCGAGGGCCGCGGCGATCGACCGGCGCAGCCGGCGGCCCCGGGCGGCGGGCGGGTGCGGCGTGAGCGCGGCGCCGGTCGGGGCGACCGCCTCGCGCAGGACGTCGGCGGCGGCGGCGTCGGCGCGAGGCCGGGGCACGGCGGGGATCAGGGTGTTGTGGTCGGCGTTCCGGGCCTC
Proteins encoded in this window:
- the tkt gene encoding transketolase, translated to MSIKPTTTDLQWTDVDQRAVDTARVLAADAVQKVGNGHPGTAMSLAPAAYTLFQKVMRHDPADAEWTGRDRFVLSAGHSSLTLYIQLYLAGYGLELDDLKAFRTWGSKTPGHPEYGHTTGVETTTGPLGQGVANAVGMAMAARYERGLFDPDAAPGTSPFDHMVWVVAGDGCLQEGISAEASSLAGHQKLGNLVLLWDDNHISIEGDTETAVSEDTLKRYEAYGWHVQRVDQLPNGDLDPAGLYAALQAAKAETGRPSFIAARSIIAWPAPNAQNTEAAHGSALGDDEIAATKRVLGFDPEQTFEVSDEVIGHTRQALDRGREARAEWDKAFAAWRTANPERAASFDRIAAGELPEGWEEKLPVFEPGKSLATRAASGKVLQALGETVPELWGGSADLAGSNNTTIDKTSSFLPAGNPLPEADPYGRTIHFGIREHAMAAAMNGIALHGNTRIYGGTFLVFSDYMRNAVRLSALMHLPVTYVWTHDSIGLGEDGPTHQPVEHLASLRAIPGLNIVRPADANETAIAWREILRRYTKVFGKGAPHGLALTRQGVPTYEANEDAARGGYVLFEAEGPDGQNAEPQVLLIATGSEVHVAVEAREQLQAAGVPTRVVSMPSVEWFEEQDQGYRDSVLPPSVKARVAVEAGIGLTWYRYVGDAGRIVSLEHFGASADAKVLFREFGFTPEHVAAAARESLEAAAR
- the tal gene encoding transaldolase, giving the protein MTDALKRLSDEGVAIWLDDLSRKRITSGNLAELIDQSHVVGVTTNPSIFQKAISSGDGYEQQLIDLAARKVTVEEALRMITTADVRDAADILRPVFDATDGQDGRVSIEVDPRLAHDTTATVAEAKQLAWLVDRPNTLIKIPATEAGLPAITETIGRGISVNVTLIFSLERYRAVMDAYLAGLEKAKAAGLDLSEIHSVASFFVSRVDTEIDKRLDAIGSDEAKAAKGKSALANARLAYEAYEEVFSSDRWAALDKARANKQRPLWASTGVKDPSLKDTLYVDELVAPNTVNTMPEATLEAVADHGEITGNTVAGGYDRARADLDAIKKLGISYDDVVRLLEDEGVEKFEASWNDLLKSTEAELSRLAPSEG
- the zwf gene encoding glucose-6-phosphate dehydrogenase; translated protein: MSAVPGANPLRDAQDRRLPRIAGPSGLVIFGVTGDLSRKKLMPAVYDLANRGLLPPGFSLIGFARRDWEDEDFAQVVHDAVKEHARTPFREEVWQQLIQGMRFVQGNFDDDEAFETLKDTIQELDQAQGTGGNYAFYLSVPPKFFPKVVQQLKKHGLADQKEGSWRRAVIEKPFGHDLASAQELNQLVHDVFPPNEVFRIDHYLGKETVQNILALRFANTMFEPIWNRSYVDHVQITMAEDIGIGGRAGYYDGIGAARDVIQNHLLQLLALTAMEEPGSFHPKALVAEKLKVLTAVELPEDLGLHTVRAQYEHAWQGGQEVLGYCEEDGIDPKSTTDTYAAIKLTINNRRWAGVPFYLRTGKRLGRRVTEIAVVFKRAPYLPFESGATEELGGNALVIRVQPDEGVTVRFGSKVPGTSMEVRDVTMDFAYGESFTESSPEAYERLLLDVLLGDANLFPRHQEVELSWTILDPIEEYWAKHGKPAKYPAGTWGPAEADEMLARDGRSWRRP
- the opcA gene encoding glucose-6-phosphate dehydrogenase assembly protein OpcA, with amino-acid sequence MKIDLTETTSSKINQALVSARRAIGTPAIGMVLTLVVVTDEENAYDALKSAGDASREHPSRIIAVIKRVSRSPRARRDARLDAEVRVGSDAGTGETVVLRLHGELANHAQSVVLPLLLPDAPVVVWWPEGAPADPAKDPLGALAQRRITDTYSAERPLDELAVRAATYSPGDTDLAWTRITPWRSMLAAALDQQPAEVIGATVEGESDNPSCELLAMWLADRLDVPVERTLSEGPGLTAVRMETKNGVIVLDRADGSLATLSMQNQPDRAVALKRRDTAELLAEELRRLDPDNTYASAVKFGVDRLHAGGEVTAAPIEDRVEQAEKAAEAKAPAAKKTPAKKAASK
- the pgl gene encoding 6-phosphogluconolactonase, translated to MTPPQLVVHRDKELMAQAAAARLITKIVDAQTSRGHASVVLTGGRNGNGLLAALAAAPARDAIDWSRLDLWWGDERFLPEGDPERNVTQAREALLDAVPLDPARVHAMPASDGPYGDDVDAAAAGYADELAAAAAPEDHGPVPVFDVLMLGVGPDTHVASLFPELPAVRETERTVVGVHGAPKPPPVRVSLTLPAIRAAREVWLLAAGEDKAEAAAIALSGAGEVQAPAAGAYGRSRTLWLLDAAAASRLPRALYPPASA
- a CDS encoding VOC family protein produces the protein MVHIGTVVMGAADVARAADFWKAALAYTEREPGTDDWVVLVPVEGSGVGVALGRSASPVQEVPRVHLDLYSDTPEAEVERLIGLGAERVAWDLYPPDPDFVVLADPEGNRFCVIDTTHGG